A single Streptomyces sp. Edi2 DNA region contains:
- a CDS encoding DMT family transporter — translation MTTLTSGTARPGNRPLWLIDLPVVLVAVVWGSSYLAAKELATATTVVALLLLRFVVAAAVMAVVAGRGITRLSARETGAGVVLGMLLSGVLVVETFGVVHTSATNAGLIISLTMIFTPLAEAVATRTRPTGAFLGAAALSVTGVALLTQGSGFTAPSSGDLLMLLAAVARTVYVMAMGRMTSIRSTDSGALTVVQFTGAIAVFALASLFTGVSPVAVAAAYSPQQWASLLHLALMCTLFAFFVQMWAVRRTSPSRVSLLLGTEPLWAAVIGVAAGGDRPGLLGAAGAVLILVGTTWGRQATAPAATADMADMADATATTEGEPVGRPEGGTPEAPPASQPAAGTPQGAPQGAPPL, via the coding sequence ATGACCACCCTGACCTCCGGCACCGCCCGCCCCGGCAACCGGCCCCTCTGGCTCATCGATCTGCCGGTCGTCCTGGTAGCCGTCGTCTGGGGTTCCAGCTATCTGGCCGCCAAGGAGCTGGCCACCGCAACCACGGTCGTCGCCCTGCTCCTGCTGCGGTTCGTGGTGGCCGCTGCGGTGATGGCGGTGGTCGCGGGCCGCGGGATCACCCGGCTGAGCGCCCGGGAGACCGGCGCGGGTGTGGTCCTCGGCATGCTCCTGTCCGGCGTCCTGGTAGTGGAGACGTTCGGGGTGGTGCACACCTCGGCGACCAACGCGGGCCTCATCATCAGCCTGACCATGATCTTCACTCCGCTCGCGGAGGCCGTGGCGACCCGCACCCGCCCCACCGGGGCGTTCCTCGGCGCGGCGGCGCTGTCCGTGACCGGTGTGGCCCTGCTGACCCAGGGGTCGGGGTTCACCGCCCCGTCGTCCGGCGATCTCCTGATGCTGCTCGCGGCGGTCGCCCGCACCGTGTACGTCATGGCCATGGGCCGTATGACGTCGATCCGTTCGACCGACTCCGGGGCGCTCACGGTCGTCCAGTTCACCGGCGCCATCGCCGTCTTCGCGCTCGCGTCACTCTTCACCGGCGTTTCACCGGTGGCGGTCGCGGCCGCGTACTCCCCCCAGCAGTGGGCCTCGCTCCTCCATCTGGCGCTGATGTGCACGCTCTTCGCCTTCTTCGTGCAGATGTGGGCGGTGCGCCGCACCTCACCGTCCCGCGTGAGCCTGCTGCTGGGCACCGAGCCGCTCTGGGCAGCCGTGATCGGTGTCGCCGCAGGCGGGGACCGGCCCGGCCTGCTCGGCGCCGCCGGGGCGGTCCTGATCCTCGTCGGTACGACCTGGGGCCGGCAGGCCACGGCGCCGGCGGCCACGGCGGACATGGCAGATATGGCGGACGCAACAGCCACGACGGAGGGCGAGCCGGTGGGTCGACCGGAGGGCGGGACCCCGGAGGCGCCCCCGGCCTCGCAACCGGCCGCGGGCACGCCGCAGGGGGCACCGCAGGGCGCACCGCCCCTGTGA
- a CDS encoding lasso peptide biosynthesis B2 protein produces MSQSMTLAERPRLPLRRRLLPLLAVGAARPLARLKPARLRTVLECARRGASPAGARQARTARDQVVSVSLRCAGQNCLQRSIATALLCRARGVWPTWCTGVRTHPFAAHAWVEADGQLIGEPHPQGYYKPLLTVPPRAGGAGDPQEVAAR; encoded by the coding sequence ATGAGCCAGTCCATGACACTGGCCGAGCGGCCCCGGCTTCCCCTGCGCCGCCGCCTCCTGCCGTTGCTCGCCGTCGGCGCGGCCCGTCCGCTCGCCCGCCTCAAGCCCGCCCGGCTGCGCACCGTGCTCGAATGCGCGCGCCGCGGGGCGTCTCCGGCCGGCGCCCGGCAGGCCCGAACCGCGCGCGACCAGGTGGTGTCCGTGAGCCTGCGCTGTGCGGGACAGAACTGCCTGCAGCGCTCGATCGCCACCGCGCTGCTGTGCCGGGCCCGCGGCGTCTGGCCTACCTGGTGCACCGGCGTCCGTACGCACCCCTTCGCCGCTCACGCCTGGGTCGAGGCCGACGGCCAGTTGATCGGCGAGCCGCATCCGCAGGGTTACTACAAGCCGCTGCTGACCGTCCCGCCCCGTGCCGGGGGCGCCGGGGATCCACAGGAGGTGGCCGCCCGATGA
- a CDS encoding lasso peptide biosynthesis PqqD family chaperone has product MRLHSDVSMTDTDDGTVLLHQRTGRYWQLNLTGSRVLHRLLDGDTPETIAAGLAASYGVDPQRAADDVGAVIRQLRAAGLTVAP; this is encoded by the coding sequence ATGCGGCTCCACTCCGACGTCTCCATGACGGACACCGACGACGGCACGGTACTGCTGCACCAACGCACCGGCCGCTACTGGCAGCTCAACCTCACCGGCAGCCGCGTACTGCACCGTCTGCTGGACGGCGACACCCCCGAGACCATCGCCGCCGGCCTCGCCGCCTCCTACGGCGTCGACCCGCAGCGGGCCGCGGACGATGTCGGCGCCGTGATCCGCCAACTGCGCGCCGCCGGACTCACGGTGGCCCCATGA